DNA from Sulfodiicoccus acidiphilus:
TTCCCCCTACGAAGAGGAACGCGAGAAGCGACCAGGATCCCGCCAATGAGATCGCGGATCCTGAAAGTACGAATATCCCTGCTCCGATTATCGCTCCCAGTCCAACCGCTACCGCCTGCCAAAACGAAACTTTCTCTGCCACGAGGAGAACTCCGTTTCCCCCTTAAAAACGTCAGTCTGAAGTTAAACGAGTCGTTAGCCGCCCCTTCTGTTGGGAGGCACCCAACGTTGAATACTTAAATATTCTTCAAGTATAGATATAAGGTGTGACTAGGGAATGGTGAACCCGAATGTTTGAGAAGGTTCTTCTGGCCTACGATGGCTCAGAGGAGGCCAAGAAGGCGGTAGAAGTTGCTGTAGACGTCGCCAAGAAGTACTCGGCGAAGCTCTACGTCTTAGAGGTGGTAGACAATACCATACTCTATAGCTTCGCCGCCCCTCCCATATCGTTCAAGGAACTCGAGAAGAGGGCGGAGTCCCACGTTAACGAAGTCGCCCAGAGGGCACGTTCGTCTGGAGTGGACTGTGAACCCAAGGTAGCGGCGGGATATCCACCAACAGCTATCATGGAGTTCGCGGAAAGTAATGGAGTCGGGCTGATTGTAATGGGGAGTAGGGGACTCTCGACCTTTAAGAAACTCTTCCTGGGCAGCGTATCGAGCGCGGTAGTAAACAACTCCAAGGTCCCTGTTCTGATAGTTAGATAAAATGTATTCGCGCTGACTTCCTCCCCATCCTGAAAGAGTGAGGCTTTTGGATTTTGTAAACGTTTTCTGAATTCCAGCTTTCCTCCTCACCATTGAGAGTTCTCTCACAGAGTGATCTCAACCGTCGGTTCAACTTTAGTCTCAGTGGAGCGGCAGAGGATAGAGATAACTCACTGGATCGTGGAGACTCAACGGTTTTGTGGGATATGTCATTGAACGTCGCAAACTGTTTTAGGGATCGGAAGAAACTCAACACGACTTTAAAGTTGGTATCTCCTGAACACTTCGTTCTTTACTAAGTCCATTAACGCCATCCAGGCAAAGGTGAAAGCCAGTACAACGAGGACGTCCCAGAGGGGGATGGGTGTCACTAGGAGCCCAACGACCGAGATCGCCGATATTGCTATAACATCCCCGGTTATTGACAATGACATCCACTTGCTTGGCTTGGAGTGCCAGAATCTCCTCCTCTCCCTGACCATGAACACAGTGAAAAGTCCAGAGAAAACTAGAGCGTCAAAGACGAAGGTGTGGATCCCATTTACTCCTAACCCCAATCTCAGGCCCAGCCAGAGCACTACAAAGCCCTCCACTACCAGTAGGGCGGAGAGTAGCGCCGAGCTCGCAATTAG
Protein-coding regions in this window:
- a CDS encoding universal stress protein, whose product is MFEKVLLAYDGSEEAKKAVEVAVDVAKKYSAKLYVLEVVDNTILYSFAAPPISFKELEKRAESHVNEVAQRARSSGVDCEPKVAAGYPPTAIMEFAESNGVGLIVMGSRGLSTFKKLFLGSVSSAVVNNSKVPVLIVR